A section of the Xiphias gladius isolate SHS-SW01 ecotype Sanya breed wild chromosome 8, ASM1685928v1, whole genome shotgun sequence genome encodes:
- the pidd1 gene encoding p53-induced death domain-containing protein 1 isoform X2: MERSSEEGAAPDEEDGDQAASWIMRTDRSEDEEVKVTTSQGGVPESSTDILAVRLWRGPVYQDQEKSKRKTGPTISSGVMSEGQAVVLEPERDESSAVPAVSSSSIMDTCGPSISSLSSSSYSSNYHHTNFSSSSSSCSVPSLTPPLPPSVELSAVLTDTRLTLDVYQGGSAALPLLWASIPGQLRGLQYLRLGSEDKPGLDGALDVLPHLTELCSLAIRGHCFYDSQGDPLPGLLTTLPPTVSSLSHLVHVDLSFNRLSCVPSCLLSIPTLSSLLLCHNRLSALSPDIGHLSSLTYLSLLGNKLVSLPPSLGRLKALQTLDVSYNLLQHLPDEIGSLEELVKLELCHNKLKQLPETMGTLLSLRELVIYSNDLRLIPRCLNKLPLLKIDVRDNPLGQPPTPPPLPPTPDRAETKIPELHLGFNQHSFCVSSAGCHVFLPGGAELLFPPGCLVTTTRLEWIEKRPDRKLVWLEEHDILLSRPLELCPHGITFLKPVEVCVPYHRTKRREVVVRRFDGQTWSTLPTDLRRGSKSHSSHPGGRPARLACCSVSQFSWFMAVSRPVRDSCSVTPAGALLVSSSDPGIKLRFPPDSTVQTRTITLQVLQVSVSEVQALCGDPQARVSPLLCLSQTPNIHFLQPVKVQIPLPPGVTGHTVDTTCLHLIHGDPTAQTWTDITSHVSLYVTHLYAIFYITHFSWYWLWYTTQRCVSGVVRKVYQRLKQFKVQFLVLQRKTDPSQVLVQCLPANKVEGRVQSLSEQYDGPQPSDLCDLLEGEQFFAGFERGLDISTDRPDCVQGRLCFVFYSNLKNLKEVYICPAQGQREPVRGQVSFYRGDIPSNLPEEVTRKRKGHDSQWLATLPIRLPAPNSENSYIMEELQYPPLNLGDPESGYLTEANLLSISLQIGQDWRVIGINLGLSYQELDRIQHKNRKPLITHPGAGGKIMHYVKFYIYRTTWEHWCWTCCSTGPGNRGMQDLGRCRG, encoded by the exons ATGGAGAGAAGCAGCGAAGAAGGAGCAGCTCCTGATGAAGAGGATGGAGACCAGGCAGCCAGTTGGATTATGAGGACAGACAGGTCGGAGGATGAAGAGGTGAAAGTGACAACATCCCAAGGTGGAGTACCAGAGTCTTCTACGGACATTTTAGCTGTGAGGCTCTGGAGAGGACCTGTGTACCAGGATCAGGAGAAATCAAAGAGGAAGACTGGACCGACCATATCAAGCGGTGTGATGTCTGAAGGCCAAGCAGTAGTCTTGGAGCCAGAGAGGGATGAGAGCTCAGCTGTTCCCGCTGTGTCTTCCTCCAGCATCATGGACACATGTGGTCCTTCCATATCaagcctctcctcctcctcgtacTCATCCAACTATCATCATACCAAtttttcttcatcctcatcctcgTGCTCTGTCCCGTCTCTCACTCCTCCTTTGCCTCCCTCCGTGGAGCTGTCAGCTGTGTTGACTGATACAAGGCTGACCCTGGATGTCTACCAGGGAGGATCAGCTGCACTGCCGCTGCTATGGGCATCCATCCCTGGGCAGCTGAGAGGGCTCCAGTACCTGAGACTGGGTTCTGAAGATAAACCAGGGCTAGACGGTGCACTTGATGTCCTACCCCATCTGACAGAGCTGTGCTCACTGGCTATTCGGG GACACTGTTTTTATGACTCGCAAGGTGACCCGCTACCTGGCCTCCTCACCACTTTGCCCCCCACTGTTTCCTCCCTTTCTCATCTGGTGCACGTGGATCTCTCCTTCAACCGGCTCTCCTGTGTGCCATCCTGCCTGCTCAGCATCCCTACGCTGTCTTCCTTGCTCCTCTGTCACAACCGCCTCTCAGCCCTGTCTCCTGATATAGGCCACCTTTCCTCCCTCACCTACCTCTCCCTCCTGGGGAACAAGCTGGTCTCTCTTCCCCCGAGTCTGGGTCGGCTGAAAGCACTACAGACACTGGATGTTTCATATAATCTCCTCCAGCATCTACCTGATGAAATTGGTTCTCTGGAGGAGCTTGTTAAACTGGAATTGTGCCACAACAAGCTGAAACAGCTACCGGAGACCATGG GCACTCTCCTGTCGCTCAGGGAGCTTGTCATCTACAGCAATGACCTCCGCCTGATCCCACGTTGTCTGAACAAACTGCCTCTGCTGAAAATAGATGTGCGTGACAATCCATTGGGACAACCCCCAACCCCTCCCCCACTCCCTCCTACACCtg ATCGAGCTGAAACAAAAATTCCAGAGTTGCACCTTGGATTTAATCAGCACAG TTTCTGTGTTTCGTCTGCTGGGTGTCATGTGTTTCTCCCAGGGGGGGCTGAGCTGCTGTTCCCCCCAGGATGCCTAGTGACAACCACAAGACTGGAGTGGATTGAGAAAAGGCCAGATAGGAAGTTGGTGTGGTTGGAAGAGCATGACATCCTACTGAGTCGTCCTCTGGAACTTTGTCCACATGGAATTACATTTCTTAAG cctgtggaggtgtgtgtgccATATCATCGAACAAAAAGAAGGGAGGTGGTTGTGCGGAGGTTTGACGGACAGACGTGGAGCACTCTGCCCACTGATCTAAGGAGGGGAAGCAAGAGCCATAGCAGTCACCCCGGAGGACGTCCAGCCAGG CTGGCATGCTGCTCAGTGAGCCAGTTCTCCTGGTTTATGGCAGTGTCCCGTCCAGTGAGGGACAGCTGCTCTGTGACGCCAGCTGGAGCCCTGCTGGTGTCCAGCTCTGACCCGGGAATCAAGCTCCGCTTCCCTCCAGACTCCACCGTGCAGACCCGCACCATAACTTTACAG gTGCTGCAGGTGTCTGTGTCAGAAGTACAAGCACTGTGTGGTGATCCTCAGGCCAGAGTCagccctctcctctgcctctcccagACTCCCAACATACATTTCCTGCAGCCTGTCAAAGTTCAGATCCCTCTGCCACCTGGAGTCACAG GCCATACAGTTGATACGACCTGTTTGCATTTGATCCATGGAGACCCCACTGCTCAAACCTGGACTGACATCACATCACACGTGTCTCTCTACGTCACCCATTTGTATGCCATTTTCTACATTACACATTTCTCCTG GTACTGGCTGTGGTACACCACACAGCGCTGTGTTAGTGGAGTGGTCAGGAAGGTCTATCAAAGactaaaacagtttaaagtcCAGTTCCTCGTCCTACAGCGGAAGACTGATCCTTCACAAGTTTTGGTACAATGTTTACCTGCTAACAAG GTGGAAGGCAGAGTGCAGTCTTTGTCAGAGCAGTATGATGGACCTCAGCCTTCAGACCTGTGTGACCTGCTGGAAGGAGAGCAGTTCTTTGCCGGCTTTGAGAGGGGCTTAGATATCAGCACAG ACAGACCAGACTGTGTGCAGGGAAgactctgttttgtgttttactcaAACCTGAAGAATCTGAAGGAAGTGTACATCTGTCCAGCTCAGGGTCAGAGGGAGCCAGTGAGGGGACAA GTTTCTTTTTATAGGGGGGACATTCCGAGCAATCTGCCAGAGGAAGTGACACGAAAGAGGAAAGGACATGACAGCCAGTGGCTTGCAACTTTACCGATAAGACttcct GCTCCAAACTCAGAAAACAGTTACATCATGGAGGAGCTCCAGTATCCTCCTCTGAACCTGGGTGACCCTGAGAGCGGCTATCTAACCGAAGCCAACCTGCTGTCCATCTCTCTTCAAATTGGACAGGACTGGCGTGTCATTGGCATCAATCTTGGCTTAAGCTACCAGGAGTTGGACCGCATCCAGCACAAGAACAG
- the pidd1 gene encoding p53-induced death domain-containing protein 1 isoform X1: protein MERSSEEGAAPDEEDGDQAASWIMRTDRSEDEEVKVTTSQGGVPESSTDILAVRLWRGPVYQDQEKSKRKTGPTISSGVMSEGQAVVLEPERDESSAVPAVSSSSIMDTCGPSISSLSSSSYSSNYHHTNFSSSSSSCSVPSLTPPLPPSVELSAVLTDTRLTLDVYQGGSAALPLLWASIPGQLRGLQYLRLGSEDKPGLDGALDVLPHLTELCSLAIRGHCFYDSQGDPLPGLLTTLPPTVSSLSHLVHVDLSFNRLSCVPSCLLSIPTLSSLLLCHNRLSALSPDIGHLSSLTYLSLLGNKLVSLPPSLGRLKALQTLDVSYNLLQHLPDEIGSLEELVKLELCHNKLKQLPETMGTLLSLRELVIYSNDLRLIPRCLNKLPLLKIDVRDNPLGQPPTPPPLPPTPDRAETKIPELHLGFNQHSFCVSSAGCHVFLPGGAELLFPPGCLVTTTRLEWIEKRPDRKLVWLEEHDILLSRPLELCPHGITFLKPVEVCVPYHRTKRREVVVRRFDGQTWSTLPTDLRRGSKSHSSHPGGRPARLACCSVSQFSWFMAVSRPVRDSCSVTPAGALLVSSSDPGIKLRFPPDSTVQTRTITLQVLQVSVSEVQALCGDPQARVSPLLCLSQTPNIHFLQPVKVQIPLPPGVTGHTVDTTCLHLIHGDPTAQTWTDITSHVSLYVTHLYAIFYITHFSWYWLWYTTQRCVSGVVRKVYQRLKQFKVQFLVLQRKTDPSQVLVQCLPANKVEGRVQSLSEQYDGPQPSDLCDLLEGEQFFAGFERGLDISTDRPDCVQGRLCFVFYSNLKNLKEVYICPAQGQREPVRGQVSFYRGDIPSNLPEEVTRKRKGHDSQWLATLPIRLPAPNSENSYIMEELQYPPLNLGDPESGYLTEANLLSISLQIGQDWRVIGINLGLSYQELDRIQHKNRDNLGALVLDMLFHWARQQRDAGPGAVSRLMAAMSESGRRDLADEIEDIVSIGRRKYSESLRRVGLEAESSSLDETQQ from the exons ATGGAGAGAAGCAGCGAAGAAGGAGCAGCTCCTGATGAAGAGGATGGAGACCAGGCAGCCAGTTGGATTATGAGGACAGACAGGTCGGAGGATGAAGAGGTGAAAGTGACAACATCCCAAGGTGGAGTACCAGAGTCTTCTACGGACATTTTAGCTGTGAGGCTCTGGAGAGGACCTGTGTACCAGGATCAGGAGAAATCAAAGAGGAAGACTGGACCGACCATATCAAGCGGTGTGATGTCTGAAGGCCAAGCAGTAGTCTTGGAGCCAGAGAGGGATGAGAGCTCAGCTGTTCCCGCTGTGTCTTCCTCCAGCATCATGGACACATGTGGTCCTTCCATATCaagcctctcctcctcctcgtacTCATCCAACTATCATCATACCAAtttttcttcatcctcatcctcgTGCTCTGTCCCGTCTCTCACTCCTCCTTTGCCTCCCTCCGTGGAGCTGTCAGCTGTGTTGACTGATACAAGGCTGACCCTGGATGTCTACCAGGGAGGATCAGCTGCACTGCCGCTGCTATGGGCATCCATCCCTGGGCAGCTGAGAGGGCTCCAGTACCTGAGACTGGGTTCTGAAGATAAACCAGGGCTAGACGGTGCACTTGATGTCCTACCCCATCTGACAGAGCTGTGCTCACTGGCTATTCGGG GACACTGTTTTTATGACTCGCAAGGTGACCCGCTACCTGGCCTCCTCACCACTTTGCCCCCCACTGTTTCCTCCCTTTCTCATCTGGTGCACGTGGATCTCTCCTTCAACCGGCTCTCCTGTGTGCCATCCTGCCTGCTCAGCATCCCTACGCTGTCTTCCTTGCTCCTCTGTCACAACCGCCTCTCAGCCCTGTCTCCTGATATAGGCCACCTTTCCTCCCTCACCTACCTCTCCCTCCTGGGGAACAAGCTGGTCTCTCTTCCCCCGAGTCTGGGTCGGCTGAAAGCACTACAGACACTGGATGTTTCATATAATCTCCTCCAGCATCTACCTGATGAAATTGGTTCTCTGGAGGAGCTTGTTAAACTGGAATTGTGCCACAACAAGCTGAAACAGCTACCGGAGACCATGG GCACTCTCCTGTCGCTCAGGGAGCTTGTCATCTACAGCAATGACCTCCGCCTGATCCCACGTTGTCTGAACAAACTGCCTCTGCTGAAAATAGATGTGCGTGACAATCCATTGGGACAACCCCCAACCCCTCCCCCACTCCCTCCTACACCtg ATCGAGCTGAAACAAAAATTCCAGAGTTGCACCTTGGATTTAATCAGCACAG TTTCTGTGTTTCGTCTGCTGGGTGTCATGTGTTTCTCCCAGGGGGGGCTGAGCTGCTGTTCCCCCCAGGATGCCTAGTGACAACCACAAGACTGGAGTGGATTGAGAAAAGGCCAGATAGGAAGTTGGTGTGGTTGGAAGAGCATGACATCCTACTGAGTCGTCCTCTGGAACTTTGTCCACATGGAATTACATTTCTTAAG cctgtggaggtgtgtgtgccATATCATCGAACAAAAAGAAGGGAGGTGGTTGTGCGGAGGTTTGACGGACAGACGTGGAGCACTCTGCCCACTGATCTAAGGAGGGGAAGCAAGAGCCATAGCAGTCACCCCGGAGGACGTCCAGCCAGG CTGGCATGCTGCTCAGTGAGCCAGTTCTCCTGGTTTATGGCAGTGTCCCGTCCAGTGAGGGACAGCTGCTCTGTGACGCCAGCTGGAGCCCTGCTGGTGTCCAGCTCTGACCCGGGAATCAAGCTCCGCTTCCCTCCAGACTCCACCGTGCAGACCCGCACCATAACTTTACAG gTGCTGCAGGTGTCTGTGTCAGAAGTACAAGCACTGTGTGGTGATCCTCAGGCCAGAGTCagccctctcctctgcctctcccagACTCCCAACATACATTTCCTGCAGCCTGTCAAAGTTCAGATCCCTCTGCCACCTGGAGTCACAG GCCATACAGTTGATACGACCTGTTTGCATTTGATCCATGGAGACCCCACTGCTCAAACCTGGACTGACATCACATCACACGTGTCTCTCTACGTCACCCATTTGTATGCCATTTTCTACATTACACATTTCTCCTG GTACTGGCTGTGGTACACCACACAGCGCTGTGTTAGTGGAGTGGTCAGGAAGGTCTATCAAAGactaaaacagtttaaagtcCAGTTCCTCGTCCTACAGCGGAAGACTGATCCTTCACAAGTTTTGGTACAATGTTTACCTGCTAACAAG GTGGAAGGCAGAGTGCAGTCTTTGTCAGAGCAGTATGATGGACCTCAGCCTTCAGACCTGTGTGACCTGCTGGAAGGAGAGCAGTTCTTTGCCGGCTTTGAGAGGGGCTTAGATATCAGCACAG ACAGACCAGACTGTGTGCAGGGAAgactctgttttgtgttttactcaAACCTGAAGAATCTGAAGGAAGTGTACATCTGTCCAGCTCAGGGTCAGAGGGAGCCAGTGAGGGGACAA GTTTCTTTTTATAGGGGGGACATTCCGAGCAATCTGCCAGAGGAAGTGACACGAAAGAGGAAAGGACATGACAGCCAGTGGCTTGCAACTTTACCGATAAGACttcct GCTCCAAACTCAGAAAACAGTTACATCATGGAGGAGCTCCAGTATCCTCCTCTGAACCTGGGTGACCCTGAGAGCGGCTATCTAACCGAAGCCAACCTGCTGTCCATCTCTCTTCAAATTGGACAGGACTGGCGTGTCATTGGCATCAATCTTGGCTTAAGCTACCAGGAGTTGGACCGCATCCAGCACAAGAACAG
- the pnpla2 gene encoding patatin-like phospholipase domain-containing protein 2: MFPLDSPWNISFAGCGFLGIYHIGVASCLLEQAPFLVLNARHIYGASAGALTATVLVSGVCLGEAGANIIDVAKEARKRFLGPMHPSFNLVKIVRQMLQRLLPVDSHHQASGRLGISLTRVTDGENVLVTHYNNKDELVQACVCSAYIPVYCGLIPPTLQGVRYVDGGISDNLPQYELKNTITVSPFSGESDICPRDASTNIHELRFTNTSIQFTLTNLYRVSRALFPPDPMVMKAMCKQGYKDALHFLKRNGLLNFNGPLRDRPLLANGEENEDYNDEEEDDNKSDEEEEKQHMEESGVMVHSSSSVTEHIIEYLPPILHKALVEACMERRSRVQSLSNLFPVRMASAMMLPYTLPLESAMSVTLRLLEWLPDVQEDVGWIREQIFKILQHVLCQASKSISQHVSARFSCQLELHHFQSLPSQFSSTSLFPTWVNGRSSSVQNVFMRLDQYKRQLLSGVLCINMDLQSSLETGPMSPNESLSSILSTEGLTMHAGCLNISPAVDSGDAISSS, translated from the exons ATGTTTCCGTTAGACTCGCCGTGGAACATCTCGTTTGCGGGCTGTGGCTTCCTCGGCATCTACCACATTGGTGTGGCCAGCTGTCTGCTGGAGCAGGCCCCTTTCCTGGTGCTCAACGCCAGGCACATATACGGGGCATCAGCTGGAGCTCTCACTGCCACCGTTCTGGTCTCTGGAGTGTGTCTCG GAGAGGCTGGTGCAAATATCATCGATGTTGCCAAAGAGGCAAGAAAGCGATTTCTCGGACCCATGCATCCTTCCTTTAATCTGGTGAAGATTGTGCGTCAAATGCTGCAGCGTCTTCTGCCAGTTGATTCCCACCATCAGGCCAGCGGGCGGTTAGGAATCTCTCTCACCCGAGtgacagatggagaaaatgtCCTGGTAACTCACTACAACAACAAGGACGAGCTGGTGCAG GCATGTGTCTGCAGTGCCTACATTCCAGTTTATTGTGGCCTGATTCCTCCTACACTGCAAGGAGTG CGATATGTCGATGGAGGAATCTCAGACAATCTGCCTCAGTATGAGCTGAAAAACACCATCACTGTGTCCCCGTTCTCTGGAGAGAGCGACATATGTCCCCGGGACGCCTCGACCAACATACATGAGCTGCGATTCACAAATACAAGCATCCAGTTCACTCTCACCAACCTCTACAGGGTCTCCAGAGCTCTTTTCCCTCCAGACCCAATG GTTATGAAGGCCATGTGCAAACAGGGATACAAAGATGCTCTGCACTTTTTAAAGAGGAATG GATTGCTTAATTTCAATGGACCTCTCAGAGACAGACCGCTGCTAGCTaatggagaagaaaatgaggattataatgatgaggaggaggacgacaATAAGAGcgatgaagaggaagaaaagcaacATATGGAAGAAAGCGGAGTGATGGTTCATTCCAGTTCCTCAGTAACGGAGCATATCATCGAATACCTTCCACCCATCCTTCACAAAG CTCTAGTTGAGGCCTGCATGGAGAGGAGGAGCCGGGTGCAGTCGCTAAGCAACCTGTTTCCTGTCAGGATGGCCTCAGCCATGATGCTCCCCTACACTCTCCCTCTGGAGTCTGCTATGTCCGTGACTCTCAG ACTTCTGGAGTGGCTGCCAGATGTGCAGGAAGATGTGGGATGGATTCGAGAGCAGATATTTAAAATCCTGCAGCATGTTCTTTGCCAGGCCTCCAAAAGCATTTCCCAGCATGTATCTGCCAG GTTTTCCTGTCAGCTGGAGCTGCACCACTTCCAGTCCCTCCCATCCCAGTTCAGCTCCACCAGCCTGTTTCCCACCTGGGTGAATGGAAGAAGTTCTTCAGTCCAGAATGTGTTCATGCGTCTCGACCAATACAAGAGACAGCTGCTGTCTGGAGTGCTTTGTATCAACATGGACCTGCAAAGTTCCTTGGAAACGGGACCGATGTCACCAAATGAGAGCTTGTCATCAATCCTCTCCACAGAGGGCCTCACGATGCACGCAGGTTGTCTTAATATTTCACCTGCTGTCGACTCTGGAGACGCCATCAGCAGCTCCTAA